The sequence below is a genomic window from Haloferax mediterranei ATCC 33500.
CTACCACGAGACGATGCGCGGCGACGAGCGGGCAGGCCCGGACACTGGTTCCGACCTCTTTTCGGTCCTTCCGTCACTCGGCGCGCCGGTCGTCGCCGCCGGCGGGTCCGACTGGGTCGTCCACCCGCCACACGACGACGACGAACGGGTCTTCCTCGACCGTATTCTCGGGTTCGTCGAGGAGTCAGTCATCGAATCCGACCGCGTCGACGACGAGACGCTCGACCACTGGCTCAAAGCACGACACGGACAGTTGGCATCCGACGAGTTGGCGTACATCGCACACAACGTCGACGTGCTTGCCCAACTTGAATAAGACCCGCTCGCCGTCTCCTCTCACCCGCTGGCTCCCCTTGCTCGCTGGCTCTCCCTCGTCCAACTAACTAGTTCTCGACAGAAGTCACCTGACTGCCAGCATCCACAGGTCGTAATCGCCCGGAGACGTACAGCCAGTCTCGTCCAAATCCGAGGAGTAGGCCGCCCGCCGCGACACCGGTGACGAGCGGCATCCACGAATCAAAGACGCCGGGTGCCAGCGCGACCGGGACGACCGCCATCTGGAGTCCGGCGAGGACGCGGCGGGAGGTTCGTGGTGGGAGGTCGAACGTTGGTTTGTCGGTTCGCTCGCGCCACCACAGGCCGGCGACGAAGACGTACCGCGCCGCGCCAACCGAGAGATACCACCACGCCAATTCGCCGAGGGCGACACCAGCAAGGGGTGCTGCGAGGAGACCGAAGGCGTCGACGGCGGTGTCGAGGCGGCCTCCGAGACGGGTGACGCGACCGAGGCGGCGGGCGAGAGACCCGTCGACGGAATCGAGCGCGGCAACGACCCCGTAGCCGAGTGCTGCGGCCCACGCCCACACAGGGGTGGTTGCGCCGAGAACGGTGACGCCTGCGATTCCACTGACGCCTGCGATTCCACTGACGCCTGCGACGACAACTCCCCGAAAGAGCGTCACCGCGGTCGGGAGTCCAAGACTGTTGTATACGGGTGTCTCTCCGCTGTTGTTGTGTACAGACGTCTCTCCACTGCTTGCGTTCTCTGGCGCGTGCACGTACGTGTATCCCCAAAGCCCCGCGACGACGGCCAGCGCGAGGGCAGTCCATGCGATGGCGACAGTCGCTCCCGTGCCGGTTGCGAGAACCCAGCCAACACTCACCGTCCCCGCGACAGCGACGACACCGCTTGCGAGAACTCGATTTCGGGTTTGTCGCGTCCCCTCTGAGGGTGCCGATACCGAAGACGCGGACGAG
It includes:
- a CDS encoding CDP-alcohol phosphatidyltransferase family protein, with translation MSEQSFSSASSVSAPSEGTRQTRNRVLASGVVAVAGTVSVGWVLATGTGATVAIAWTALALAVVAGLWGYTYVHAPENASSGETSVHNNSGETPVYNSLGLPTAVTLFRGVVVAGVSGIAGVSGIAGVTVLGATTPVWAWAAALGYGVVAALDSVDGSLARRLGRVTRLGGRLDTAVDAFGLLAAPLAGVALGELAWWYLSVGAARYVFVAGLWWRERTDKPTFDLPPRTSRRVLAGLQMAVVPVALAPGVFDSWMPLVTGVAAGGLLLGFGRDWLYVSGRLRPVDAGSQVTSVEN